The genomic window TCTATTTCCTCGTTTTCGCGGCGGCTCAGATCCCCGTCGGTATATTGTTGGACCGCTTTGGTCCGCGTCGCGTCCAGAGTGTTCTGCTCCTGCTCGCAGCAGCGGGCGCCGGACTGTTCGCAGTTTCGAGCGGCTTCCTGTCCCTTTTGATCGCGCGTGCAATGATCGGGCTTGGTGTGGCGGCAGCGCTAACGGCGGGACTGAAGTCCATCATCCTTTGGTTCCCCAGGGAACGAGTTGCCTTGCTTAACGGCTACATGATCATGCTGGGGTCGCTAGGAGCGGTGACCGCTACGGCTCCCGTCGAACACCTGCTCGCTTGGATAGGCTGGCGGCCGCTCTTTGAGATCCTGGCGGTCGCTAGCGGCGCGACAGCCATTTTCATCTATGTCGTGGTGCCCGAACGAGGCATTGTTTCATCGATAGCGTCAACCCCCGCGACCCTTAGCTCCGTTTTCGGCGATCGGCGCTTTTGGCGAATGGCCCCGTTGTCGGCGACGTGCATTGGATCGGCCTGGTCCTTGCAGGGATTGTGGGCATCGCCATGGTTGACCGACGTGGAGGGGCTTGATCGCGCAAGTCTCGTCCGACAGCTTTTCATGATGTCCGTCGTATTGAGCGGCGGTGCCTGCTTGTTCGGTATGACGGTCCACTACGTCAAACGAAGAGGAATCGGCGCGGAGACGATACTGGCGACGGTTGCAGTGCTGTTTATCGCTGCCGAGTTGGCCTTGATCCTGCGAGCGCCTCTACCATCCATCTTGCCCTGGTCTGTTGTCGCAATTGTCGCAACGGCAACCGTGGTCAGCTTCGCCGTGATAGCAGATTACTTTCCTCCGGAACTCGCTGGTCGTGCCAATGGTGCCTTGAACGTCTTGCACTTTGGTTGGGCGTTTCTGTCGCAATACGCGACGGGCCTGATCCTGGAGCAATGGTCTGCCAATGATGGCCATCGGCCGCTCCAGGCCTTTCAGGTCGCGTTCGGCGTCAACGTAGCGCTGCAGATCGCGGCGTTGGTCTGGTTCTCGCTGCCTTGGGGCCAATACCTAGCTTCACGGATAAGACCAATTCCGTTTCTTGTGTCGGCTAATGTTTTCAATGTTGTCGAGTCAGTAAGCTCGTATGAGAATTCGGTGATCCTCATACCCACGGATGATGATGCCGAGTGGTGAGCAGTAACGCGCAGCGATTCGATTGAGTAGGCCTCAGAGATCAGTTCTCAGTCTTTCTTTTTCTACGCCAATCTACGATGGCTGAAAGCCATTGTTGCACTAAGCCCGTTGATGCCTTTTTTAGTCATCCCCATCTGAGGGCCGTCCGTGGACGCTCTCATTCGGTGGGGCGACAGTGGCAATCCATTCCATTCAATCGGAAGCGAGTTCGCGCGGTGCGCGAATGCTGCGTAGCGCGCTTGGCTCGGCCATTGCCGGCTACCTCGAAGACGAAGCGATCGTCGAGGTGATGCTTAACCCAGATGGCAGACTGTGGATCGACAGGCTGTCGGATGGTCTGATCGACACAGGCGAAACTCTGTCCGCAGCGGATGGCGAGCGCATTGTTCGCCTGGTAGCGCATCACGTCGGTGCCGAGGTGCATGCCGGTTCGCCACGGGTCTCGGCCGAATTGCCCGGGACTGGCGAGCGCTTCGAAGGTCTCTTGCCCCCAGTCGTTGCTGCTCCTGCATTCGCTATCCGCAAACCTGCGGTCGCCGTGTTTACGCTCGACGACTACGTCACCAGGGGGATCATGACGTCGGAGCAGGCCAAGACGCTGAAGGGCGCGGTCGCTGCTCGTAAGAACATCCTCGTCGCCGGTGGCACATCGACCGGCAAGACAACCTTGACGAACGCGCTCCTGGCCGAGGTGGCAAAGACCTCCGATCGGGTCGTGCTGATCGAAGACACGCGCGAACTCCAGTGCAAAGCGCCTAACCTGGTGGCTTTGCGTACCAAAGATGGTGTGGCCACGCTATCGGACCTCGTTCGCTCCTCGCTGCGACTGCGTCCTGACCGCATTCCGGTCGGCGAAGTTCGCGGTGCTGAGGCGCTCGATCTGCTCAAGGCTTGGGGTACAGGCCATCCCGGCGGCATCGGCACCATTCACGCTGGCACCGCGCTCGGTGCGCTGCGGCGACTCGAGCAACTCATCCAGGAAGCCGTCATCACGGTTCCGCGTGCCCTGATCGCCGAGACCATCAACCTCGTCGCTGTCCTTGCGGGCCGCGGCCCTGACCGCCGCCTCGCCGAGCTCGCCCTTATTTCGGGGCTTGGCGCCGCAGGCGACTACGACCTTTCATCAGCAGGAGACTGACATGCGTCAGCAATTTCGCTTTCTTCGAGGTGCATCGTTGGCAGTGTTCGGCATCGTTATTTTAGTAGCAGCGCCAGCATGGGCGGCTGGCTCGAACATGCCGTGGGAGCAGCCACTCAATCAAATATTGCAGTCGGTTGAAGGACCGGTCGCCAAGATCATCGCCGTCATCATCATTGTTGTGACCGGGCTCACACTCGCGTTCGGGGATTCATCAGGTGGCTTCCGCAGGCTGATCCAGATCGTGTTCGGTCTGTCGATCGCATTTGCCGCCTCGAGCTTCTTCCTCTCGTTTTTCTCGTTCGGCGGCGGCGTGGTGATCTGATGGATGATCAGGTGGCAGGCTTTGTCGTCCCCGTCCATCGCGCACTCACTGAGCCCATCCTGATGGGCGGCGCGCCGCGGTCGGTCGCGATCGTCAACGGTACCTTGGCGGCCGCCCTTGGACTCGGACTGCGGCTGTGGATCGCGGGTCTCGTCTTCTGGTTCATCGGCCACGTGGCTGCCGTCTGGGCCGCCAAGCGGGATCCCGCCTTCGTCGATGTGGCACGCCGACATCTGCGCATTCCCAGCCATCTCAATCTCTGAGGTTATCGGTCATGTTGAACCTTGCCGAATATCGCCATTCCAGCGCGCGCCTCGCCGACTTCCTACCTTGGGCAGCCCTTGTCGACGAAGGAATCATCCTGAACAAGGACGGCTCGTTCCAGCGGACAGCAAAGTTCCGCGGACCCGACCTGGATAGCGCCGTGCCGGCTGAACTCGTCGCCGTCGCGGGTCGCTTTAATAACGCCTTGCGCCGCCTGGGATCCGGCTGGGCCGTATTCGTCGAGGCGCAGCGCCATTTTGCCGGTAACTATCCGCCGAACACCTTTCCGGATGTCGCATCCGCGCTGGTCGACGCCGAGCGTAGAGCTCAGTTCGAAGAGGCGGGTGCCCACTATGAGTCCAGTTATTTACTGACCTTCGTCTATCTGCCGCCAGAGGAAGGCGCCGCCAGGGCAGAGCGCTTGCTCTATGAAGGTCGCGACCGCTCGGTTGGCGCGGACGCGCGCGAGGCGCTACGCGGGTTTGTCGATCAAACCAACCGCGTGCTGCAGCTCGTCGAAGGGTTCATGCCCGAATGCGCCTGGCTCGACGATCAGGACACGCTGACCTACCTGCACTCGACGATCTCGACCAAGCGTCATCGCGTTCGGGTGCCCGAAATTCCGATGTACATCGATGCGCTGTTGGCCGACCAGCCGCTGACCGGCGGGCTAGAGCCGATGTTGGGCTCAGCCAATATTCGAGTCCTCACGATCGTCGGCTTTCCGGGCGCCACGACGCCGGGAATCCTGGATGACCTGAATCGCCTGCCGTTTTCGTATCGTTGGTCGACCCGCGCGATCATGCTCGACAAGACCGACGCCACCAAGCTGCTGACCAAGATCCGCCGCCAATGGTTCGCCAAGCGAAAGTCGATCGGCGCCATCCTCAAGGAGGTCATGACCAACGAGGCATCGACGCTGCTCGACACCGACGCCCACAACAAGGCGCTTGATGCCGACGCGGCGTTGCAGGAACTGGGGTCGGATCAGATCGGGCAAGCCTTCGTCACGGCGACCATTACCGTCTGGGACCGCGATCCCAATGCGGCCGATGAAAAGCTCCGCCTGGTCGAGAAGGTCATTCAAGGCCGCGATTTCACCTGCATGATCGAGACGGTGAACGCCGTCGAAGCCTGGCTCGGTAGCTTGCCGGGACATGTGTACGCCAATGTGCGGCAGCCACCGGTATCGACACTCAACCTCGCCCATATGATTCCGATGTCGGCCGTGTGGGCGGGCGAAGCCAGGGACCTGCATTTCAAGGGTCCGCCGCTCCTGTTTGGGAAGACCGAGGGATCGACCCCATTCCGATTCTCCCTCCACGTCGGCGACGTCGGCCACACGCTCGTGGTAGGGCCGACAGGTGCCGGCAAGTCGGTCCTGCTCGCTTTGATGGCGCTGCAATTCCGGCGCTATCCGAACTCGCAGGTCTTTGCGTTCGACTTCGGTGGTTCGATCCGGGCGGCCGCGCTCGCGATGGGTGGTGATTGGCATGATCTCGGCGGCGCACTGTCCGACGAGAGCGAAGAGCCAGTCGCCCTCCAACCGTTGGCCTGGATTGACGATTCTGCCGAGCGAGGCTGGGCGACGGAATGGATCGGCGCAATCCTGGCACGAGAAAAGATTGAGATCACGCCGGAGGTCAAGGATCACCTGTGGTCGGCGCTGACGTCTCTGGCCTCGGCGCCGAGGGAGGAGCGCACCCTGACGGGGCTGTCAGTCCTGCTCCAATCGAACTCTCTGAAACGCGCCTTACAGCCTTATTGCCTTGGCGGTCCGTCCGGGCGCCTGCTCGATGCCGAATTCGAACGCCTTGGTGAGGCCGCGGTTCAGGCTTTTGAGACCGAAGGTCTGATTGGAACGAGTGCAGCGCCGGCGGTGCTGGCGTATCTGTTTCATCGAATCGGGGACCGCCTCGACGGCCGCCCTACACTCCTTATTGTCGATGAGGGCTGGCTTGCCCTCGACAACGAGGATTTTGCCGGCCAACTCCGGGAATGGCTGAAGACGCTTCGGAAGAAGAACGCGTCCGTCATCTTCGCCACCCAGTCACTTTCGGACATCGATGGCTCCGCAATTGCGCCTGCGATCATCGAAAGCTGCCCAACGCGCCTGTTGCTGCCGAACGAGAGGGCGATCGAACCCCAGATCACAGCCATCTACAGACGCTTCGGCCTCAACGACCGGCAAATCGAGCTACTGAGCCGGGCAATGCCGAAGCGCGACTACTACTGCCAGTCCCGTCGCGGCAACCGGATGTTCGAACTCGGGCTTGGTGAGGTGGCTCTCGCATTCACTGCAGCCTCTTCCAAGATAGACCAGGCTGCCATCACGCAGCTCTTCACCGAACATGGCCCTGACGGCTTCGTGCCGGCTTGGCTTCAGCACCGTGGCGTCGCCTGGGCCATCGACCTGATCCCCAATCTCATCAATCTGG from Bradyrhizobium zhanjiangense includes these protein-coding regions:
- a CDS encoding TrbC/VirB2 family protein gives rise to the protein MRQQFRFLRGASLAVFGIVILVAAPAWAAGSNMPWEQPLNQILQSVEGPVAKIIAVIIIVVTGLTLAFGDSSGGFRRLIQIVFGLSIAFAASSFFLSFFSFGGGVVI
- the trbB gene encoding P-type conjugative transfer ATPase TrbB, which gives rise to MLRSALGSAIAGYLEDEAIVEVMLNPDGRLWIDRLSDGLIDTGETLSAADGERIVRLVAHHVGAEVHAGSPRVSAELPGTGERFEGLLPPVVAAPAFAIRKPAVAVFTLDDYVTRGIMTSEQAKTLKGAVAARKNILVAGGTSTGKTTLTNALLAEVAKTSDRVVLIEDTRELQCKAPNLVALRTKDGVATLSDLVRSSLRLRPDRIPVGEVRGAEALDLLKAWGTGHPGGIGTIHAGTALGALRRLEQLIQEAVITVPRALIAETINLVAVLAGRGPDRRLAELALISGLGAAGDYDLSSAGD
- a CDS encoding MFS transporter, coding for MQVSGAWRLTARVFLPFAAGYYLSYLFRTINALIASHLSSDTGLGSADLGLLTSVYFLVFAAAQIPVGILLDRFGPRRVQSVLLLLAAAGAGLFAVSSGFLSLLIARAMIGLGVAAALTAGLKSIILWFPRERVALLNGYMIMLGSLGAVTATAPVEHLLAWIGWRPLFEILAVASGATAIFIYVVVPERGIVSSIASTPATLSSVFGDRRFWRMAPLSATCIGSAWSLQGLWASPWLTDVEGLDRASLVRQLFMMSVVLSGGACLFGMTVHYVKRRGIGAETILATVAVLFIAAELALILRAPLPSILPWSVVAIVATATVVSFAVIADYFPPELAGRANGALNVLHFGWAFLSQYATGLILEQWSANDGHRPLQAFQVAFGVNVALQIAALVWFSLPWGQYLASRIRPIPFLVSANVFNVVESVSSYENSVILIPTDDDAEW
- a CDS encoding VirB3 family type IV secretion system protein; this encodes MDDQVAGFVVPVHRALTEPILMGGAPRSVAIVNGTLAAALGLGLRLWIAGLVFWFIGHVAAVWAAKRDPAFVDVARRHLRIPSHLNL
- the trbE gene encoding conjugal transfer protein TrbE, coding for MLNLAEYRHSSARLADFLPWAALVDEGIILNKDGSFQRTAKFRGPDLDSAVPAELVAVAGRFNNALRRLGSGWAVFVEAQRHFAGNYPPNTFPDVASALVDAERRAQFEEAGAHYESSYLLTFVYLPPEEGAARAERLLYEGRDRSVGADAREALRGFVDQTNRVLQLVEGFMPECAWLDDQDTLTYLHSTISTKRHRVRVPEIPMYIDALLADQPLTGGLEPMLGSANIRVLTIVGFPGATTPGILDDLNRLPFSYRWSTRAIMLDKTDATKLLTKIRRQWFAKRKSIGAILKEVMTNEASTLLDTDAHNKALDADAALQELGSDQIGQAFVTATITVWDRDPNAADEKLRLVEKVIQGRDFTCMIETVNAVEAWLGSLPGHVYANVRQPPVSTLNLAHMIPMSAVWAGEARDLHFKGPPLLFGKTEGSTPFRFSLHVGDVGHTLVVGPTGAGKSVLLALMALQFRRYPNSQVFAFDFGGSIRAAALAMGGDWHDLGGALSDESEEPVALQPLAWIDDSAERGWATEWIGAILAREKIEITPEVKDHLWSALTSLASAPREERTLTGLSVLLQSNSLKRALQPYCLGGPSGRLLDAEFERLGEAAVQAFETEGLIGTSAAPAVLAYLFHRIGDRLDGRPTLLIVDEGWLALDNEDFAGQLREWLKTLRKKNASVIFATQSLSDIDGSAIAPAIIESCPTRLLLPNERAIEPQITAIYRRFGLNDRQIELLSRAMPKRDYYCQSRRGNRMFELGLGEVALAFTAASSKIDQAAITQLFTEHGPDGFVPAWLQHRGVAWAIDLIPNLINLEKSL